In the Terriglobia bacterium genome, one interval contains:
- a CDS encoding DUF72 domain-containing protein gives MKATRYIGTAGWNVPGIHARHFDSEGTHLIRYSRRLNCAEINSCFYREHKTETYRKWAASVPEDFRFAVKAPRTITHEGVLRVQGEEALVRFLLQTSALGEKRGPVLLQIPPSLVFDKAATLSFLSMFRGLYDGPAVLEPRHVSWFGAEPDSILREFHVARVAADPALAPEAAQPSGWPEPVYFRLHGSPRRYYSAYSEKFMSLLAENLRQFSTTAWCIFDNTASGAALGNALELTART, from the coding sequence ATGAAAGCAACCCGTTACATCGGTACGGCTGGTTGGAACGTCCCGGGAATTCATGCGCGACATTTTGATAGTGAAGGGACCCACCTCATTCGTTATAGCCGTAGATTGAATTGCGCGGAGATCAATTCCTGCTTTTATCGCGAGCATAAAACGGAAACCTACCGCAAATGGGCGGCATCGGTTCCAGAAGACTTTCGGTTTGCCGTAAAGGCCCCGCGAACAATCACGCACGAAGGCGTATTGCGCGTTCAAGGCGAGGAAGCGTTAGTGCGCTTCCTGCTCCAGACCAGCGCGCTGGGCGAAAAACGCGGCCCGGTGCTTTTGCAGATACCGCCGAGTCTGGTATTTGATAAAGCCGCAACGCTGTCTTTCCTCAGCATGTTTCGCGGGCTTTATGATGGACCGGCTGTTTTAGAACCACGGCACGTGAGCTGGTTTGGCGCGGAGCCTGATTCCATATTGCGGGAATTTCATGTGGCGCGCGTGGCGGCTGATCCAGCCCTGGCGCCGGAAGCCGCGCAACCCTCGGGCTGGCCGGAGCCGGTTTATTTTCGTCTTCATGGATCGCCCAGACGCTACTACTCCGCTTATTCTGAAAAGTTCATGTCCCTGCTGGCGGAAAATCTACGGCAATTTTCAACCACCGCGTGGTGCATCTTTGATAACACTGCCTCTGGCGCGGCCCTGGGCAATGCACTGGAATTGACTGCGCGGACATAG
- a CDS encoding low affinity iron permease family protein, producing MPAEHRKPYLEAHQQVRKSGGLNLWFSRFASGTAQIVGHPYMFLLAVVVLVLWAASGPFFHFSDTWQLIINTGTTIITFLVVFLIQNTQNRDAKALHLKLDELIRSHHPANDDLIDIQKLSDEELDELEKRYEKIRKACEARRAGKPPEIVAQHDSAKHNSNNGAKQNAPATAKQKTPVA from the coding sequence ATGCCCGCCGAACATCGCAAACCGTACCTTGAGGCCCATCAGCAGGTCCGGAAATCCGGTGGCCTCAACTTGTGGTTCAGCCGTTTTGCCAGCGGCACCGCGCAGATCGTCGGACATCCTTATATGTTCCTGCTGGCCGTTGTTGTCCTGGTGCTATGGGCTGCAAGCGGGCCGTTCTTCCATTTTTCCGACACTTGGCAGCTCATCATTAACACAGGCACAACCATCATTACGTTTCTCGTGGTCTTTCTCATCCAGAACACGCAAAATCGAGACGCCAAAGCGCTTCACCTGAAGTTGGACGAGCTCATTCGCTCACATCATCCGGCAAACGACGATCTGATCGATATCCAGAAGCTTTCCGACGAAGAGCTGGACGAACTGGAAAAGCGCTACGAAAAAATCCGCAAGGCCTGTGAAGCCCGCCGCGCAGGCAAGCCGCCTGAAATCGTGGCGCAGCATGATTCAGCGAAGCACAATTCAAATAATGGCGCAAAGCAAAATGCTCCGGCGACAGCCAAACAGAAAACCCCAGTCGCCTGA
- the lipB gene encoding lipoyl(octanoyl) transferase LipB has product MPLRVINVLYLGRVDYSIALELQQTLVRLVKEGRISHTLLLLEHPPVITLGRNAGAQNIVASREFLSTNGVELHETDRGGDVTFHGPGQLVGYPIFDLRAFEPRIGAVDFVRKVEEVLIRTCGDLGVVTERIAGLTGVWTQNDPPGKVAAIGVHISRAVTSHGFALNVNTNLDYFKLIVPCGITDKPVTSLEHEMAQSALSRGRTVPALDDLSQQVARNFGRVFEAQTLWLESLDALLSSPGMSEYDTTPANQDTPARAPDEIRRMVGKKDTFIV; this is encoded by the coding sequence GCGCTTGAGCTGCAGCAGACGCTCGTCCGCCTGGTGAAAGAAGGACGGATCAGCCACACATTGCTTCTGCTGGAACATCCCCCGGTCATCACGCTAGGACGTAATGCCGGAGCACAGAACATCGTCGCATCGCGTGAGTTCCTGTCCACCAATGGCGTTGAACTGCATGAGACTGATCGCGGCGGTGACGTGACCTTTCACGGCCCCGGCCAGCTTGTCGGTTATCCCATTTTTGATCTGCGCGCTTTTGAGCCGCGCATCGGCGCCGTGGACTTTGTGCGAAAGGTGGAAGAAGTTCTCATCCGCACCTGCGGCGATCTCGGCGTTGTCACCGAACGCATCGCTGGACTTACCGGCGTGTGGACGCAGAATGACCCGCCCGGAAAAGTCGCCGCCATCGGCGTTCATATTTCACGCGCGGTTACCTCGCACGGCTTTGCGCTGAACGTGAACACCAATCTCGACTATTTCAAACTCATCGTCCCATGTGGGATAACAGACAAGCCCGTGACCTCTTTAGAGCATGAGATGGCGCAAAGCGCGCTTAGTCGCGGACGCACAGTTCCGGCGCTTGATGATCTGTCCCAGCAGGTGGCGCGCAACTTCGGCCGTGTCTTTGAAGCGCAGACACTCTGGCTGGAGTCTCTGGATGCGCTGCTCTCTTCACCTGGAATGTCTGAGTACGATACAACCCCCGCCAATCAGGACACGCCGGCCCGCGCACCAGATGAAATTCGCCGCATGGTGGGCAAAAAAGACACGTTTATCGTCTGA